The Saccopteryx leptura isolate mSacLep1 chromosome 2, mSacLep1_pri_phased_curated, whole genome shotgun sequence genome has a window encoding:
- the REP15 gene encoding rab15 effector protein: MGQKPSQEVALQDSKAVLSVDSKAVLSVDSKELLGVCEVVSEAIEHAAQKLKEYLGFEDPLSNLFPARNTLNEIFLIHFVTFCQEKGVDGWLTTTKMTKHQALLFGADWIWTFWASDKQIRFQLAVQTLRMSSLAPVESKLFELSDPESRAEESSRKSSCDKLEEFCNLVGEDCLGLFIVFGVPGKPKDIRGVILDSVKSEAVRGRLPGGGAVAQFVLETEDCVSVRELLGNCLSKKDGLREVGKVYIRIL; the protein is encoded by the coding sequence ATGGGGCAGAAACCATCACAAGAAGTGGCTCTGCAGGACAGCAAAGCAGTTCTCAGCGTGGACAGCAAAGCGGTTCTCAGCGTGGACAGCAAAGAGCTTCTTGGAGTGTGTGAGGTGGTCAGTGAAGCGATAGAGCACGCAGCTCAGAAACTGAAGGAGTATCTTGGATTTGAGGATCCTCTGAGCAATCTATTCCCAGCTCGAAACACTCTGAATGAGATCTTCTTAATCCACTTCGTCACTTTCTGCCAAGAAAAGGGAGTTGACGGTTGGCTCACCACCACCAAGATGACCAAGCACCAAGCCTTACTGTTTGGGGCGGACTGGATTTGGACCTTTTGGGCATCTGATAAGCAAATAAGGTTTCAGCTGGCCGTGCAGACTCTGCGGATGTCTTCTCTTGCCCCTGTGGAATCTAAGCTGTTTGAGCTCTCCGATCCAGAATCCAGGGCAGAGGAGTCTTCCAGGAAGAGTAGTTGTGATAAGCTGGAAGAATTTTGTAACTTGGTAGGAGAGGATTGTCTGGGCCTGTTTATCGTCTTTGGCGTGCCAGGGAAGCCTAAAGACATCAGAGGAGTTATCCTGGACAGTGTCAAAAGTGAGGCAGTGCGGGGCCGTCTGCCAGGAGGGGGGGCTGTGGCACAATTTGTCCTGGAGACTGAAGATTGTGTCTCCGTCAGAGAGCTGCTTGGAAATTGCCTGAGTAAGAAAGATGGGCTGAGAGAGGTGGGCAAGGTTTATATTAGAATCCTCTGA